One genomic region from Drosophila busckii strain San Diego stock center, stock number 13000-0081.31 chromosome 3R, ASM1175060v1, whole genome shotgun sequence encodes:
- the LOC108604558 gene encoding uncharacterized protein LOC108604558 produces MAIDFLILALLIISFIINLLALCAFWITPGLRTTANRFTINLLIINLIGCCILAPTLFLSGLKSLDSGADDGETIEFYSKAGNHQLTIRRHGQVVEQDGIVLRRNITKNNSDTIEMFYKCNTSFCRELTIDERSDGNIVITETETHQENLSTPAPELLALPSLQLRCWSIDMAAALGALAVLLVVGDTWCAVTDPLRYHSRISGVKTWIFIALTWTVGILFGALSAFRVLDFEADTLLSRQRRLAATYFNISSTNSIFGIVFACVYFIVIILLPFGFVCGMYWRIFSEARGNGLRMRQNGSSPLLQSALNLNQQSNKEHNATTYANSLCVHRHSISSASSHGGGVVVGGLQMQIDARAPRNSPSCLRRDSAAKVLLPTISDDGSDVDVVVHTAVQLMSVPEQTLAERTQNILLTLQTASGEIKRNYSARQLPLLGTSSQDLRELHRLQGIRQVHSSPNLHKYTQLRQDSLTLSDNYQTSHPLQTPVQQSPQQQQPAALPQQLQPAQAATAAPQLHFTAQRQQSLQIPAIHASPKALSYMSSLRHRLSNASSLFKYREESRAARISILVVVMFVVSYLPYGFLVLLQSRLSAANFSGSTQLAIFMILLANMSSPFIFAYRNKRVRRGVKRLFGLNVAGVLQRQHSSSVKTNNNNNNSSAAAAAVAAANNAAQLQRNSSKLSQYSSNSCRYLTPQSSLAGQATPLHTLRPNSSCSTIINFGAAQKSSADSADEGTSLEATPPPPKRTARPKLQRGITIVEHIHIPGAAPKFQSRRGLLDMFFRNPRKLQSSSCSEPTEV; encoded by the coding sequence ATGGCCATAGATTTTCTAATATTGGCGCTGCTCATCATCTCATTCATCATCAATCTGCTGGCGCTGTGCGCATTCTGGATAACGCCGGGACTGCGCACCACTGCCAATCGCTTTACCATCAATCTGCTCATAATCAATTTGATTGGCTGCTGCATCTTAGCGCCAACGCTATTTCTAAGCGGGCTCAAAAGCTTAGACAGCGGCGCAGACGACGGCGAAACAATTGAGTTCTATTCAAAGGCGGGCAATCATCAGTTGACCATACGCCGGCATGGCCAAGTTGTGGAGCAGGATGGGATTGTGCTGCGTCGCAACATTACCAAGAACAACAGCGATACGATCGAAATGTTTTACAAGTGCAACACAAGTTTTTGCCGTGAACTCACCATAGATGAGCGCAGCGATGGCAACATTGTTataacggaaacggaaacgcATCAGGAGAATCTGAGCACGCCGGCACCAGAGCTGCTagcgctgccgtcgctgcagctgcgctgctggtcCATAGACATGGCTGCTGCGCTGGGTGCGCTGGCTGTGCTGCTCGTAGTGGGCGACACCTGGTGCGCTGTGACTGATCCGCTGCGCTATCATAGTCGCATCTCAGGCGTCAAAACATGGATCTTCATAGCGCTCACCTGGACTGTGGGCATTTTATTTGGCGCGCTCTCCGCATTTCGCGTGCTGGACTTTGAAGCGGACACTTTGCTTAGTCGTCAGCGTCGCTTGGCTGCCACTTACTTTAAcatcagcagcaccaacagcatcTTTGGCATTGTCTTTGCCTGCGTCTACTTCATAGTCATCATACTGCTGCCCTTTGGCTTTGTATGCGGCATGTACTGGCGCATCTTCAGTGAAGCGCGCGGCAATGGGCTGCGCATGCGTCAAAACGGCAgctcgccgctgctgcagagCGCGCTCAATCTGAATCAGCAGAGCAACAAGGAGCACAATGCTACCACCTACGCGAATAGTCTATGCGTGCATAGACATAGCATAAGCTCGGCCAGCTCACATGGTGGTGGCGTCGTCGTTGGTGGACTACAAATGCAAATCGATGCGCGTGCGCCGCGTAACTCGCCCAGCTGCTTGCGTCGCGATTCGGCTGCCAAAGTGCTGCTGCCTACAATCTCAGACGATGGCTCCGATGTGGATGTGGTGGTGCATACAGCAGTGCAGCTGATGAGCGTGCCGGAGCAAACGCTGGCGGAGCGCACGCAAAACATTTTGCTGACGCTGCAAACGGCCAGCGGCGAAATAAAGCGCAACTACTCAGCCaggcagctgccgctgctgggcaCATCATCGCAGGATCTGCGTGAGCTGCATCGCCTGCAGGGCATACGCCAGGTGCACAGCTCGCCCAATTTGCATAAGTACACGCAACTGCGACAGGATTCGCTAACACTAAGCGACAATTATCAAACATCGCATCCGCTGCAGACGCCAGTGCAACAatcgccgcagcagcagcagccagcagcgctgccacagcagctgcagccagcgcaggcagcaacagcagcgccgcaGCTGCACTTTACAGCGCAGCGACAGCAATCGCTGCAAATACCCGCCATACACGCATCGCCCAAAGCGCTGAGCTACATGAGCTCGCTGCGTCATCGCCTGAGCAATGCCAGCTCGCTGTTTAAATATCGCGAGGAGTCGCGCGCCGCACGCATCAGCATTTTGGTTGTCGTCATGTTTGTCGTCTCCTATTTGCCCTATGGCTTTCTagtgctgctgcagtcgcgtCTGTCCGCTGCCAACTTCAGCGGCAGCACGCAGCTTGCCATCTTTATGATATTGCTGGCCAACATGAGTTCGCCATTTATTTTCGCCTATCGCAACAAGCGCGTGCGACGCGGCGTTAAGCGACTGTTTGGACTCAATGTTGCTGGCGTGCTGCAGCgtcagcacagcagcagcgtcaagacgaacaacaacaacaacaacagcagcgccgcagctgcagcagttgctgctgccaacaatgctgcgcagctgcagcgcaacagcagcaaattgtcgcagtacagcagcaacagttgccgctATCTAACGCCGCAGAGCTCGCTGGCGGGTCAGGCTACACCGCTGCATACGCTGCGtcccaacagcagctgcagcaccatCATTAACTTTGGCGCTGCACAAAAGTCTTCGGCTGACTCTGCCGATGAGGGCACCTCGCTGGAGGCaacaccgccgccgccgaagCGCACTGCGCGTCCCAAGCTGCAACGCGGCATTACCATAGTCgagcacatacatataccaGGTGCTGCGCCCAAGTTTCAGTCGCGGCGTGGACTGCTCGACATGTTCTTTCGCAATCCCAGAAAGCTGCagtccagcagctgctcggaGCCCACAGAGGTTTAG
- the LOC108601802 gene encoding serine protease inhibitor 42Dd-like → MCFNFNYSMTSDAAIAKSVDKFSNSFYEQLLKSNEHVNLICSPLSVQICASMLRMGAIDGSATAKQLDNGLKLSSRLLVEIANNFNDLVAYYEQYSVLQMASKLYLHQDYELSKSFQDLLASKYRSPAELIDFENAEAAASSINSWVQQKTNNCIKQLISAAALGADTTLLLVNAIHFKANWRIQFDKLETSKEYFQLDAAGNKRLVKMMHATNYFEYALLKSLKAKALRLRYTNCALSMLIILPDQAAGLHNLQRKLASTSLENITKQLRKLRIDVKLPKFKAEFEQELSPIFQQLHMQRLFNAPEFKLMIEQQTRIDVSKIIHKAYIEVNEQGSEAAAATAAVLMTRSLPQAPSPPPEPEIFHADRPFYFTIYDDKYGRLFVGNLKLPAEASNLPACECGQDVCECEN, encoded by the coding sequence atgtgttttaattttaattacagcatGACCAGCGATGCTGCCATCGCCAAGAGTGTGGACAAGTTCAGCAACAGTTTCTatgagcagctgctcaaaTCGAATGAGCATGTCAATCTAATATGCTCACCACTCAGCGTACAAATCTGCGCCTCAATGTTACGCATGGGCGCCATTGATGGCAGCGCcacagccaagcagctggaCAACGGACTTAAGCTAAGCAGTCGCTTGTTGGTGgaaatagcaaataattttaatgatcTTGTAGCATATTATGAACAATATAGCGTGCTGCAAATGGCTAGCAAACTGTACTTGCACCAAGACTATGAGCTGAGTAAGAGCTTTCAGGATTTATTAGCAAGCAAGTATCGATCGCCAGCAGAGCTGATAGATTTTGAGAatgctgaagcagcagctagcagcaTCAATAGCTGGGTGCAGCAGAAGACCAACAATTgcataaagcaattaataagtGCAGCTGCGCTTGGGGCAGAtacaacgctgctgctggtcaatGCAATACATTTTAAGGCCAACTGGCGCATACAGTTTGACAAGCTGGAGACCAGCAAGGAATACTTTCAATTGGACGCAGCTGGCAACAAGCGCTTGGTGAAGATGATGCATGCCaccaattattttgaatatgcgctgcttaaaagtctcaaagccaaagcgctgcGACTGCGCTATACAAACTGTGCGCTTAGCATGTTAATTATATTACCCGATCAAGCAGCGGGACTGCATAATCTGCAGCGTAAACTTGCCAGCACCTCACTGGAGAATATAACAAAGCAGCTGCGCAAGCTGCGCATAGACGTTAAGCTGCCCAAGTTCAAAGCCGAGTTTGAGCAAGAGTTGTCGCCAATTTTTCAGCAGCTGCATATGCAGCGACTGTTCAATGCGCCCGAATTCAAGCTAATGATAGAGCAGCAAACGCGCATAGATGTGTCCAAAATTATACACAAAGCGTACATTGAGGTCAATGAGCAGGGCagcgaagcagcagctgccacagcggcTGTGCTAATGACACGCAGCTTGCCACAagcgccgtcgccgccgccagaGCCAGAGATATTTCATGCCGATCGGCCATTCTATTTTACCATATACGATGATAAGTACGGGCGTTTGTTTGTGGGCAATCTTAAGTTGCCCGCTGAGGCCAGCAACTTGCCCGCATGCGAATGTGGCCAAGATGTGTGTGAATgcgaaaattaa